In a genomic window of Physeter macrocephalus isolate SW-GA chromosome 14, ASM283717v5, whole genome shotgun sequence:
- the NUBP2 gene encoding cytosolic Fe-S cluster assembly factor NUBP2 isoform X1 has translation MKRSQGEGSHCPLVRRHFTQAGRRTVRGGSGWKSCGHPGGMEAAAEPGNLAGVRHIILVLSGKGGVGKSTISTELALALRHAGKKVGILDVDLCGPSIPRMLRVQGKAVHQCDSGWVPVFVDQEQSISLMSVGFLLEKPDEAVVWRGPKKNALIKQFVSDVAWGQLDYLVVDTPPGTSDEHMAVVDAMRPYSPLGALVVTTPQAVSVGDVRRELTFCKKVGLRVIGVVENMSGFVCPHCAECTNVFSRGGGEELARHAGVPFLGSVPLDPTLTRSLEEGRDFIRGFPKSPAFPALSCIAQKILNEAPVGLS, from the exons ATGAAGAGGAGTCAGGGGGAGGGTTCGCACTGCCCATTGGTCAGGAGGCACTTCACTCAGGCAGGGAGGAGGACTGTGCGAGGAGGAAGTGGCTGGAAGTCGTGCGGCCACCCGGGTGGGATGGAGGCGGCAGCAG AGCCTGGAAACCTGGCCGGCGTCCGGCACATCATCCTCGTTCTCTCGGGAAAGGGTGGTGTTGGGAAAAGCACCATCTCCACGgagctggccctggccctgcgCCACGCGGGCAAGAAG GTGGGTATCCTCGACGTGGACCTGTGTGGCCCCAGCATCCCCCGCATGCTCCGGGTGCAGGGCAAGGCTGTGCATCAGTGCGACAGTGGCTGGGTGCCTGTCTTCGTGGACCAGGAGCAGAGCATCTCCCTCATGTCTGTGGGCTTCCTGCTTGAGAAGCCGGATGAGGCAGTGGTGTGGAGAGGCCCCAAGAAGAACG CACTGATAAAGCAGTTTGTGTCCGATGTGGCCTGGGGGCAGCTGGACTACCTGGTTGTGGACACGCCCCCAGGGACCTCTGATGAGCACATGGCCGTGGTGGATGCCATGCGCCCCTACAGCCCCCTGGGGGCCCTCGTGGTCACCACGCCCCAG GCAGTGTCCGTGGGGGACGTGAGGCGGGAGCTGACCTTCTGTAAGAAGGTGGGGTTGCGGGTGATCGGGGTCGTGGAGAACATGAGCGGCTTCGTCTGCCCACACTGCGCG GAGTGCACCAACGTCTTCTCCAGGGGAGGCGGCGAGGAGCTGGCCAGGCACGCTGGAGTCCCCTTCCTTG gcTCTGTGCCCCTGGACCCCACGCTCACGCGGAGCCTGGAGGAGGGCCGAGACTTCATCCGGGGGTTCCCCAAGAGCCCTGCGTTTCCTGCGCTCTCCTGCATAGCCCAGAAGATTCTGAACGAGGCGCCTGTTGGACTCTCCTGA
- the NUBP2 gene encoding cytosolic Fe-S cluster assembly factor NUBP2 isoform X2 gives MKRSQGEGSHCPLVRRHFTQAGRRTVRGGSGWKSCGHPGGMEAAAEPGNLAGVRHIILVLSGKGGVGKSTISTELALALRHAGKKVGILDVDLCGPSIPRMLRVQGKAVHQCDSGWVPVFVDQEQSISLMSVGFLLEKPDEAVVWRGPKKNALIKQFVSDVAWGQLDYLVVDTPPGTSDEHMAVVDAMRPYSPLGALVVTTPQAVSVGDVRRELTFCKKVGLRVIGVVENMSGFVCPHCAGRRRGAGQARWSPLPWLCAPGPHAHAEPGGGPRLHPGVPQEPCVSCALLHSPEDSERGACWTLLTEAV, from the exons ATGAAGAGGAGTCAGGGGGAGGGTTCGCACTGCCCATTGGTCAGGAGGCACTTCACTCAGGCAGGGAGGAGGACTGTGCGAGGAGGAAGTGGCTGGAAGTCGTGCGGCCACCCGGGTGGGATGGAGGCGGCAGCAG AGCCTGGAAACCTGGCCGGCGTCCGGCACATCATCCTCGTTCTCTCGGGAAAGGGTGGTGTTGGGAAAAGCACCATCTCCACGgagctggccctggccctgcgCCACGCGGGCAAGAAG GTGGGTATCCTCGACGTGGACCTGTGTGGCCCCAGCATCCCCCGCATGCTCCGGGTGCAGGGCAAGGCTGTGCATCAGTGCGACAGTGGCTGGGTGCCTGTCTTCGTGGACCAGGAGCAGAGCATCTCCCTCATGTCTGTGGGCTTCCTGCTTGAGAAGCCGGATGAGGCAGTGGTGTGGAGAGGCCCCAAGAAGAACG CACTGATAAAGCAGTTTGTGTCCGATGTGGCCTGGGGGCAGCTGGACTACCTGGTTGTGGACACGCCCCCAGGGACCTCTGATGAGCACATGGCCGTGGTGGATGCCATGCGCCCCTACAGCCCCCTGGGGGCCCTCGTGGTCACCACGCCCCAG GCAGTGTCCGTGGGGGACGTGAGGCGGGAGCTGACCTTCTGTAAGAAGGTGGGGTTGCGGGTGATCGGGGTCGTGGAGAACATGAGCGGCTTCGTCTGCCCACACTGCGCG GGGAGGCGGCGAGGAGCTGGCCAGGCACGCTGGAGTCCCCTTCCTTG gcTCTGTGCCCCTGGACCCCACGCTCACGCGGAGCCTGGAGGAGGGCCGAGACTTCATCCGGGGGTTCCCCAAGAGCCCTGCGTTTCCTGCGCTCTCCTGCATAGCCCAGAAGATTCTGAACGAGGCGCCTGTTGGACTCTCCTGACCGAGGCAGTTTGA
- the NUBP2 gene encoding cytosolic Fe-S cluster assembly factor NUBP2 isoform X3, whose product MKRSQGEGSHCPLVRRHFTQAGRRTVRGGSGWKSCGHPGGMEAAAEPGNLAGVRHIILVLSGKGGVGKSTISTELALALRHAGKKVGILDVDLCGPSIPRMLRVQGKAVHQCDSGWVPVFVDQEQSISLMSVGFLLEKPDEAVVWRGPKKNALIKQFVSDVAWGQLDYLVVDTPPGTSDEHMAVVDAMRPYSPLGALVVTTPQAVSVGDVRRELTFCKKVGLRVIGVVENMSGFVCPHCAALCPWTPRSRGAWRRAETSSGGSPRALRFLRSPA is encoded by the exons ATGAAGAGGAGTCAGGGGGAGGGTTCGCACTGCCCATTGGTCAGGAGGCACTTCACTCAGGCAGGGAGGAGGACTGTGCGAGGAGGAAGTGGCTGGAAGTCGTGCGGCCACCCGGGTGGGATGGAGGCGGCAGCAG AGCCTGGAAACCTGGCCGGCGTCCGGCACATCATCCTCGTTCTCTCGGGAAAGGGTGGTGTTGGGAAAAGCACCATCTCCACGgagctggccctggccctgcgCCACGCGGGCAAGAAG GTGGGTATCCTCGACGTGGACCTGTGTGGCCCCAGCATCCCCCGCATGCTCCGGGTGCAGGGCAAGGCTGTGCATCAGTGCGACAGTGGCTGGGTGCCTGTCTTCGTGGACCAGGAGCAGAGCATCTCCCTCATGTCTGTGGGCTTCCTGCTTGAGAAGCCGGATGAGGCAGTGGTGTGGAGAGGCCCCAAGAAGAACG CACTGATAAAGCAGTTTGTGTCCGATGTGGCCTGGGGGCAGCTGGACTACCTGGTTGTGGACACGCCCCCAGGGACCTCTGATGAGCACATGGCCGTGGTGGATGCCATGCGCCCCTACAGCCCCCTGGGGGCCCTCGTGGTCACCACGCCCCAG GCAGTGTCCGTGGGGGACGTGAGGCGGGAGCTGACCTTCTGTAAGAAGGTGGGGTTGCGGGTGATCGGGGTCGTGGAGAACATGAGCGGCTTCGTCTGCCCACACTGCGCG gcTCTGTGCCCCTGGACCCCACGCTCACGCGGAGCCTGGAGGAGGGCCGAGACTTCATCCGGGGGTTCCCCAAGAGCCCTGCGTTTCCTGCGCTCTCCTGCATAG
- the NUBP2 gene encoding cytosolic Fe-S cluster assembly factor NUBP2 isoform X4: MLRVQGKAVHQCDSGWVPVFVDQEQSISLMSVGFLLEKPDEAVVWRGPKKNALIKQFVSDVAWGQLDYLVVDTPPGTSDEHMAVVDAMRPYSPLGALVVTTPQAVSVGDVRRELTFCKKVGLRVIGVVENMSGFVCPHCAECTNVFSRGGGEELARHAGVPFLGSVPLDPTLTRSLEEGRDFIRGFPKSPAFPALSCIAQKILNEAPVGLS; this comes from the exons ATGCTCCGGGTGCAGGGCAAGGCTGTGCATCAGTGCGACAGTGGCTGGGTGCCTGTCTTCGTGGACCAGGAGCAGAGCATCTCCCTCATGTCTGTGGGCTTCCTGCTTGAGAAGCCGGATGAGGCAGTGGTGTGGAGAGGCCCCAAGAAGAACG CACTGATAAAGCAGTTTGTGTCCGATGTGGCCTGGGGGCAGCTGGACTACCTGGTTGTGGACACGCCCCCAGGGACCTCTGATGAGCACATGGCCGTGGTGGATGCCATGCGCCCCTACAGCCCCCTGGGGGCCCTCGTGGTCACCACGCCCCAG GCAGTGTCCGTGGGGGACGTGAGGCGGGAGCTGACCTTCTGTAAGAAGGTGGGGTTGCGGGTGATCGGGGTCGTGGAGAACATGAGCGGCTTCGTCTGCCCACACTGCGCG GAGTGCACCAACGTCTTCTCCAGGGGAGGCGGCGAGGAGCTGGCCAGGCACGCTGGAGTCCCCTTCCTTG gcTCTGTGCCCCTGGACCCCACGCTCACGCGGAGCCTGGAGGAGGGCCGAGACTTCATCCGGGGGTTCCCCAAGAGCCCTGCGTTTCCTGCGCTCTCCTGCATAGCCCAGAAGATTCTGAACGAGGCGCCTGTTGGACTCTCCTGA